In Lentibacillus amyloliquefaciens, one DNA window encodes the following:
- the yqfC gene encoding sporulation protein YqfC — protein MKKWQLRIAPWLSKCFSLPSDVMMELPRVTMIGQLHVYIENHQGLSVYSDKELKLKSNKGYIQILGSSFVLKMMLPEEILLEGHIKEVKFIPD, from the coding sequence GTGAAAAAGTGGCAACTGCGAATCGCACCATGGCTATCGAAATGTTTTTCACTTCCTTCTGATGTCATGATGGAATTACCAAGAGTTACCATGATTGGCCAGCTTCATGTTTATATTGAGAATCATCAGGGATTAAGTGTGTACTCCGATAAAGAGCTGAAACTTAAATCCAACAAAGGCTATATACAAATCTTAGGATCTTCCTTTGTGCTGAAGATGATGCTGCCTGAGGAAATATTGCTGGAAGGACATATAAAAGAGGTCAAATTCATACCGGATTAA